The sequence AGGCCAGCCCGAACTTGACCCAGAACGATTCGTAGAGCCCGACCGAGGACTTGAAGACCTTGACCGCGCCCTCCATCGGGTTGGGGCTCTTGCCCAGGGCGAATCCGAGGACCAGCACGCTGAAGATCAGCACCGCGACGTAGACCCACTGCGGGTAGTACGACCGGCGCTGTTTGGGATCGGCGTTGCGCGGGATGCCCAGCTTGAGCAGGTAGGCCATGGCTATCATCACAAGCAACACGTAGAGCGGATACTTCAGATATTGCGCCCCGCTCTCCTCGTGGCCCAACAGATGCGCTACTTGCGCTTCGAGCTGCTGTTGGTTCACGCCCAGCTCGTCAAGGGGCGTGTTCTTATCCACATCGACTGCAAGCTCAAGCTCGTGGGCCAACGCCTGGCCGGTGATCGCCAGACCGGGATGCTGCGCCTTGAGCGCGCCGATCACCTGCCTGATCGTCATTGATGTGTCGATCTGCTGCGGCTCCTGGGCAATGGCAGCCAACGGCGAGCACAGCGCAATGGCGATCAGCAGCACAACAATGGTCCGCTTCATACTCAACTCCCACCGATCGTTGTTTCCCCTAACATATCCCAGTGCGGATCTACGATAAAACACAATCCGCACCCGGTTGACGAATTGCAGGCGATCTCTCAGGCTGGGCGCACCATGCGCAGGCTGGTAAAACCATGATCGTCGACGGTCCGCTGATCAGCGGCAAGCTGGTGCGCCGCTACAAGCGTTTTCTAATGGACCTCGAGCTCGACGACGGATCGCTGCTCACGGTGCACTGCCCCAACTCCGGAAGCATGGAGGGCTGCCTCGAGCCCGGCGCGCGCGTGCTGGCAAGCCCTGGCAAGGGCAAGGGGCGCAAGCTCAGTCACAGCGCCGAATGGATCGAACTCGCGATCGGCTGGGTCGGAATCAACACCATGCGCACGAATCAGATCGCGCGCGAGGCGCTGCTCGAACGTTGGATCCCCGAGTTGGCGCAGTACGACCAAGTGCGGCCCGAGTACAAGATCAGCTCGAGTAGCAGGATCGATTTTCTGCTCCAGGGCAACGGGCTGCCCGACTGCTACGTCGAGGTTAAGAACACCACCCTGCCGATGCCCCAGGGCGCCATCGCCTTTCCCGACTCGAGCACCGAGCGCGGGCGCAAGCATCTGCGCGAACTGATCTTGGCGCGGCAACGCGGAATCCGCGCGGTGATGCTCTACGTGGTCAACCGGCCGGACGGCGAATTCTTTCGCGCGGCCCACGAGAAGGATCCGCAATACGCCGACCTGC is a genomic window of Candidatus Alcyoniella australis containing:
- the sfsA gene encoding DNA/RNA nuclease SfsA; amino-acid sequence: MIVDGPLISGKLVRRYKRFLMDLELDDGSLLTVHCPNSGSMEGCLEPGARVLASPGKGKGRKLSHSAEWIELAIGWVGINTMRTNQIAREALLERWIPELAQYDQVRPEYKISSSSRIDFLLQGNGLPDCYVEVKNTTLPMPQGAIAFPDSSTERGRKHLRELILARQRGIRAVMLYVVNRPDGEFFRAAHEKDPQYADLLCQALQSGVEALAYRTLIQPPAVRLDRPIPIKIDEQCNSNLSSGEQPQSEDR